The genome window TCCGTGATCTCTGGCCGGATAGCAGCGAAGTGGCCGCCGAGTTGGCGAAGATCACTCCGCAGATGTTTAGCGACGGATATGCCGGGGTCTTTAGCGGTGATAACGAGTGGCAGGGGCTACCGGTCACTTCAAGCTCCCTCTTCCCCTGGGATGGCGACTCCACCTATATCCGCCTCCCCCCCTTTGTCGCTCTGACCGAACCGGCGACGACGATGGCCGGTTTTTCCGGCGCCCGCGTCCTTGCTCTTCTTGGCGACTCGATTACCACCGACCATATCTCCCCGGCCGGGAATATCCGTCCCGACAGTCCGGCCGGCGTCTATCTGCAGAAGCACTGGGTCAAACCGGCCGATTTCAATTCTTACGGCTCGCGGCGCGGCAATCATCAGGTAATGATGCGCGGCACCTTTGCCAATGTCCGTCTCCATAACGAGATGATCAGCGAACGGGAAGGGGGCTTTACCCGCCATCAACCGTCGCAGGAGATGATGACCATCTTCGCTGCTGCCGAGCGCTATGCTCTGGAGAAGGTACCGCTGCTGGTGGTTGCCGGCAAGGAGTACGGATCCGGGTCGAGTCGCGACTGGGCAGCCAAGGGGCCCAAGCTCCTCGGGGTCCGCGCCATCCTCGCCGAGAGTTTTGAACGGATCCACCGCTCCAATCTGGTCGGGATGGGGATCTTCCCGCTGCAGTTTCTTGACGGTGCCAGCCGCAAAAGTCTCGGCCTTGATGGCAGCGAAGAGATCGACCTCCTCCCTGCCGTGTCGATTGGGCCTCGGCAGAAGTTGCTATTGCGGATTCATCGCGCTGATGGCGAGACTTTTGAACTGCCGGTCCTCAGTCGCATCGATACCGCCGATGAGGTCGTTTCATTTACGCAGGAGGGATTGCTCAACGATGTTCTGCGCCGGCTTTTGGTGGAAGATTAGCGGGTTGCGCCGTTTCCGGCAGCATTCAGATTGACATGGCGGGGCGAAAGGCGTAGATTGCCCCCCTTCTGGCGCCGGTCCTGCCGGTTCATTTTCTCTTTTTATCTTTGCGAGGTCCCAGATGAAGATCCTTGTTACTGACGAAATTTCTCAGGAAGGGCTGCAGCCTCTGCTTGATGATCCCCGCATGGAGATCGATATCCGCCTCGGCCTGCCGGTGCCTGAACTCCATCAGCTCATCGGTGGATACGAAGCCCTGATCACCCGTAGCGGCACTCTGGTTAATCCTGCCCTCATCGACCACGGCCGCAAGCTTAAAATCATCGCCCGCGCCGGCGTCGGTATTGACAATGTCGATGTTGATTATGCCAGTCAGAAGGGGATCATCGTCGTCAATGCCCCTTATGGCAATGTCAACTCGGCGGCGGAACATACCATGGCCCTCCTTCTCTCCCTTTGCCGTAATGTGCCGGTGGCCAACACCAGCCTCAAGTCTGGCGAATGGAAGCGTGCCCCCTTTACCGGTTCCGAAGTCAAGGGGAAGACTGTCGGCATCATCGGTCTCGGTAAGGTCGGCGGCCGCGTCGCCACCCGCTGCAAGGCTTTTGAAGCTGAAGTCATCGCTTACGATCCTTACATCGCCGAAAAGCGTGGCGATGATCTTGGCGTCAAACTCGTCAGCCTCGAAGAGATCGTCCGCTATGCTGATATTATCACCGTCCATACGCCGCTCAATGCGGAAACGCGGGGGATGATCAATGCTTCCCACTTCCCGAAAATGAAAGACGGCGTTATTATTATCAACTGCGCCCGCGGCGGGATCATCGAAGAAGAAGCGATGCTGGCGGCCCTCGAATCCGGCAGGATATGCGGTTCGGCCTTTGACGTCTGGAGCGAAGAACCACCGGCGACCGAGACCCTGAAGAAGCTCATCGGCCATCCGAAAATGATCGTTACCCCGCATCTCGGCGCCAATACCTTTGAGGCCCAGAAGAATGTCGCCGTCGATGTCAGCCGCGAGATCGTCAGCTATCTTGACGGCCGGCCGATGGAGAATGCCGTCAATATCCCGCGCTTCGATCCGGATCTCCTCGAACATATGAAGCCCTTCCTCGATCTCATCCAGCAGATGGGTCGTTTTCTGGCGCAGTTGGCCCCGGCCCACGCCGGTAAAGTCACCTTTATCTATAACGGCAAGCTTGCCCGCTACGATTGCGCTCCTCTCACCGTCTGCGGCCTCGCCGCCCTCCTCAATCGCCGCACCGATCAGGATGTCAACATGGTCAATGCCCGCCTTGTTGCTGAAACGATGGGGATTGTCGTCGAGGAGGTGCGGAATACGGAATCGGAATCGTTCTCGAATTTGATTACCCTGGTCATGGAGTCGCCGGAAGGGAAGCGGACGATTTCCGGGACGATGTTCGAGGGGATCGCCAAGATTGTTAAACTCCGCGATTTCCTTACCGACTTCACCCCGGAAGAGCACATGCTGGTCATGCACTATCAGGATCGGCCGGGGATGCTCGGCAAGATCGGCACCATCCTCGGCGAATCGGGAATCAATATCGGCAATATGAATCTGGGGCGGCGCAAGGAGGAAGGAGAAGCAATGGTGGTCTTCTCTATCGACTCGCCTCTTGACGAAGCGACGGTCAAGCGGATCGCGACCGAGGTGGGTGCCCGCTTTATCAAGCAGATCGAGATGTAGTTGGTGAATAAAAAAAGGGGAGCCGGTCGGCTCCCCTTGGTTTGTGACCTGGTGATTTTTTACAGTGCTTTGCGAATCAGCGCATCGAGCTGATTCTTTGGAACGGCGCCGACGACCTGGTCGACAATCTTGCCGTCTTTAAAGAGGATCAGGGTGGGGATGCCGCGCACGCCGTATTTGCCGGGGGTGGCGGGATTATCGTCAACGTTGACCTTGCCGATCTTGATCTTGCCGTCGTACTCCACCGCTAGGGTGTCGATGAGGGGGCCGATCGCTTTGCACGGGGCGCACCAGGTGGCCCAAAAGTCGACGAGGACCGGGGTTGTCGATTTCAGAACTTCGACATCAAAGCTGTCGTCGGTCAATTGAATAACTTTTTCTCCTGCCATCGGTTTTATCTCTCCTTTATTAGGGATAAGGCTGCAATGAATGCCGACTTATGTTGGCACGGCAGCGGGGTAAAAGACAAGCGCTAATCAGTAGTATAATCAAAGCTGCGGAGTTGGC of Deltaproteobacteria bacterium HGW-Deltaproteobacteria-4 contains these proteins:
- a CDS encoding phosphoglycerate dehydrogenase, giving the protein MKILVTDEISQEGLQPLLDDPRMEIDIRLGLPVPELHQLIGGYEALITRSGTLVNPALIDHGRKLKIIARAGVGIDNVDVDYASQKGIIVVNAPYGNVNSAAEHTMALLLSLCRNVPVANTSLKSGEWKRAPFTGSEVKGKTVGIIGLGKVGGRVATRCKAFEAEVIAYDPYIAEKRGDDLGVKLVSLEEIVRYADIITVHTPLNAETRGMINASHFPKMKDGVIIINCARGGIIEEEAMLAALESGRICGSAFDVWSEEPPATETLKKLIGHPKMIVTPHLGANTFEAQKNVAVDVSREIVSYLDGRPMENAVNIPRFDPDLLEHMKPFLDLIQQMGRFLAQLAPAHAGKVTFIYNGKLARYDCAPLTVCGLAALLNRRTDQDVNMVNARLVAETMGIVVEEVRNTESESFSNLITLVMESPEGKRTISGTMFEGIAKIVKLRDFLTDFTPEEHMLVMHYQDRPGMLGKIGTILGESGINIGNMNLGRRKEEGEAMVVFSIDSPLDEATVKRIATEVGARFIKQIEM
- the trxA gene encoding thioredoxin, whose amino-acid sequence is MAGEKVIQLTDDSFDVEVLKSTTPVLVDFWATWCAPCKAIGPLIDTLAVEYDGKIKIGKVNVDDNPATPGKYGVRGIPTLILFKDGKIVDQVVGAVPKNQLDALIRKAL